The Salvelinus sp. IW2-2015 linkage group LG15, ASM291031v2, whole genome shotgun sequence genome includes a region encoding these proteins:
- the fgf3 gene encoding fibroblast growth factor 3 → MVIIQLLLLLSFLDQSKQDYLSPRLARTSGAPCAIGQACDPRQRRDAGGRGGVYEHLGGAPRCRKLYCATKYHLQIHPSGKIDGSLEENNQLSIMEITAVDVGVVAIKGIFSGRYLAMNDKGRLYASDVFNQECEFLERIHELGYNTYASRHHSTLQPPAGGGSGKRRASAKRQWYVSINGKGRPRRGFKTRSTDKASLFLPRVLGNKDHEMVRKLRDSQRHPAGQQSPPPMGRAEHRRRRHRARGRKGRTKRPGD, encoded by the exons ATGGTTATAATTCAGCTCCTGTTGTTGCTGAGTTTCTTGGACCAAAGCAAGCAGGATTATCTGTCTCCGAGGCTTGCTAGGACTTCAGGGGCGCCTTGTGCCATTGGCCAGGCGTGTGACCCAAGGCAGCGGAGAGATGCTGGGGGACGCGGTGGAGTCTACGAGCACCTCGGAGGAGCACCAAGATGCAGAAAACTTTACTGTGCAACTAAATATCATTTGCAAATACATCCAAGCGGGAAAATAGACGGTTCTCTTGAGGAAAACAACCAATTAA GCATCATGGAGATCACAGCAGTTGATGTTGGAGTGGTAGCGATAAAGGGGATATTTTCCGGGAGATATCTGGCCATGAATGATAAAGGACGTCTATACGCCTCG GATGTGTTCAACCAGGAGTGTGAGTTCCTGGAGCGGATTCATGAGCTGGGCTACAACACCTATGCTTCTAGACACCACTCCACCCTGCAGCCCCCTGCAGGGGGTGGCAGTGGCAAACGACGAGCCAGTGCCAAGAGGCAGTGGTATGTGTCCATCAATGGGAAAGGCCGGCCAAGGAGGGGTTTTAAGACGCGGAGCACTGACAAAGCCTCCCTTTTCCTGCCTCGAGTGCTAGGCAATAAGGACCATGAGATGGTGCGAAAGCTCCGTGACAGCCAAAGGCACCCAGCTGGACAGCAGAGTCCCCCCCCTATGGGCCGGGCTGAGCACCGGAGACGGAGACACCGGGCCAGGGGAAGAAAGGGTAGAACCAAGAGgcctggtgactga
- the LOC111974798 gene encoding LOW QUALITY PROTEIN: fibroblast growth factor 4B-like (The sequence of the model RefSeq protein was modified relative to this genomic sequence to represent the inferred CDS: inserted 1 base in 1 codon; deleted 2 bases in 1 codon), with the protein MAFQSALLPILVLGLLTSLVRCAPFPGRLNGTMERHWETLYSRSLARIPGEKREINRDSDYLMGIKRLRRLYCNVGIGFXIQVSPDGRITGVHSENRYSLLEISPVERGVVTIFGVQRGLFVAMNSKGKLYGSVHYNNECKFKETLLANNYNAYESVAYPTMYIGLSKTGKTKRGNRVSPAMTVTHFLPRI; encoded by the exons ATGGCTTTTCAATCGGCCCTCTTACCAATATTGGTCTTGGGACTGTTGACTAGTTTGGTGCGTTGTGCCCCCTTCCCTGGCAGGCTGAATGGCACAATGGAACGACACTGGGAGACACTCTACTCGCGGTCCTTGGCTCGGATccctggggagaagagagagataaaccgGGACAGCGACTATCTTATGGGCATTAAA CGGCTACGACGCCTTTATTGCAATGTAGGAATTGGGT CAATTCAAGTTTCACCCGATGGGAGAATAACAGGAGTGCACAGTGAAAACCGTTACA GTCTCCTTGAGATATCTCCAGTAGAGAGAGGAGTTGTGACAATCTTTGGCGTCCAACGCGGTCTATTCGTGGCCATGAACAGCAAAGGGAAGCTGTACGGATCT GTTCATTACAACAACGAGTGCAAATTCAAAGAAACTCTCCTGGCAAATAATTACAATGCTTACGAATCGGTGGCATACCCGACGATGTACATTGGACTAAGCAAGACTGGTAAAACAAAAAGAGGAAACCGAGTGTCACCAGCCATGACGGTGACGCATTTCTTGCCAAGAATCTGA
- the fgf19 gene encoding fibroblast growth factor 19: MTLAVTAVCMVSVFFAVGVFCLPLPDSGPHIANGWGQTVRLRHLYAAKHGLHLLINENGKVHGSPEQSSYSLVEIRPVDTGCVAIKGVAASQYLCMEGNGRLYASKTYMKDDCSFKENILPDGYNIYVSDKHGTLVSLGGSRQRLQGRDRGIPALSQFLPRVSTLPLDITTDLELSAHPEQGPQSGLDIDTMDAFGKLSQISIQSPSFNKR, from the exons ATGACACTTGCAGTTACTGCAGTATGCATGGTCAGCGTGTTTTTTGCTGTTGGGGTTTTTTGTCTGCCACTGCCAGACTCGGGGCCTCATATAGCCAACGGATGGGGTCAGACGGTCCGGCTCAGACATCTGTATGCGGCCAAACACGGATTGCACTTGCTAATCAACGAGAATGGCAAGGTGCACGGATCTCCTGAGCAGAGCTCTTACA GTTTGGTGGAAATCCGACCTGTAGACACGGGCTGTGTCGCAATCAAAGGAGTAGCAGCCTCGCAGTATCTCTGCATGGAAGGGAATGGAAGACTGTATGCATCG AAAACCTATATGAAAGATGACTGCTCCTTCAAGGAAAACATCCTCCCAGACGGCTACAATATTTATGTCTCTGACAAGCATGGGACCCTGGTGAGCCTGGGTGGCAGCAGGCAGAGGCTCCAGGGGCGAGACAGAGGCATTCCTGCACTGTCCCAGTTTCTACCAAGGGTGAGCACCCTGCCCCTGGATATAACAACAGATTTGGAGTTGTCAGCCCACCCTGAGCAAGGCCCTCAGTCAGGCCTGGACATAGACACTATGGATGCCTTTGGGAAACTTTCCCAGATCTCGATCCAAAGCCCAAGTTTCAATAAGAGATGA